From the genome of Cryptococcus neoformans var. neoformans B-3501A chromosome 1, whole genome shotgun sequence, one region includes:
- a CDS encoding hypothetical protein (HMMPfam hit to DUF396, Protein of unknown function (DUF396), score: 152.3, E(): 1e-42) yields the protein MGLLHLLAVAGGIAAFLFVTLSLASGLLWLAELIEEHSKYAKTVGMRAIYAIIGLHIVLYFTDNLPITPILFSITCHFVYLSNFSSSWPLISLTSPRFILSCILVVGDHFVWFFHFAAVAQEAKDYRVPKYRYGGQQAKAAGNNPSFGDVAAFFAVCVWFVPLYLFLSLSANDNALPSFDSSAPPSPSSSHVNLGSPRLHAHADRKHATSLIKSALLPLLSLLPSIRSRSRVRNPEGLIAPRSPSKSSPLPSPALQAPNYYPWGTEEKPMSSPGFITPHRSMTPLGGPKTPPPPRRTQSELQISTRGNSHSGPRAEEGMRKVSVGRPAGLASSTNLAPATGGETELSKRKAD from the exons ATGGGTTTACTCCACCTCCTGGCGGTCGCCGGCGGTATCGCTGCGTTTCTCTTCGTCACACTCTCTTTAG CGAGTGGGCTGTTATGGCTGGCTGAACTCATAGAAGAACACTCTAAATATGCAAAAACTGTCGGTATGCGGGCCATTTAT GCTATAATTGGCCTGCATATTGTTCTTTACTTTACGGACAATCTCCCAATCACCCCCATCTTATTCTCTATTACCTGCCACTTTGTCTATCTTTCAAacttttcatcatcttggcctctcatctctctcacGTCCCCCCGCTTTATCCTTTCCTGTATCTTGGTCGTCGGCGACCATTTTGTCTGGTTCTTCCACTTTGCTGCTGTAGCTCAAGAGGCAAAGGACTATCGCGTGCCCAAATATAGGTACGGAGGACAGCAAGCCAAAGCTGCAGGCAATAACCCTTCGTTCGGGGATGTCGCTGCATTTTTTGCCGTTTGCGTGTGGTTTGTCCCACTTTACCTGTTCTTGAGTCTTAGCGCGAATGACAATGCGCTCCCTTCGTTTG ACTCATCGGCAcctccatccccttcaAGCTCCCATGTCAACCTCGGTTCCCCCCGTCTCCATGCTCATGCCGACCGCAAGCATGCCACATCTCTGATAAAATCTGCTCTGCTGCCATTGCTCTCTTTACTCCCCTCTATTCGCTCTCGATCACGAGTACGGAATCCGGAAGGTCTCATTGCTCCTCGCTCCCCTTCAAAATCTTCACCTTTACCTTCACCCGCATTACAAGCGCCAAATTATTATCCATGGGGCACGGAGGAGAAACCCATGTCTTCACCAGGGTTCATTACTCCGCATAGGAGTATGACACCCTTGGGAGGACCGAAAacccctccaccgcctAGGAGGACGCAGAGCGAGCTGCAAATATCTACGAGAGGGAACTCGCACTCTGGGCCACGggcagaggaagggatgagaAAGGTGTCAGTCGGCCGGCCGGCAGGATTGGCGTCATCGACAAATTTGGCGCCCGCCACCGGAGGTGAGACAGAATTATccaagagaaaagcggACTGA
- a CDS encoding hypothetical protein (Match to EST gb|CF186146.1|CF186146) codes for MNPTQPNSWHRRWFAHPDFHYSISHRFRWPAYPVEGPAVASSAAAGATNAASAGAAGAAEGAAANAALGAGGGLPPRGPYGGYHHYYDGRYPYGRRFGRRPFLRRFFWFGLGIGAATIWHRHHDQKRQDLERFITDPKCWSSMHHRRPLPATPVDSTAAAATTMAPLDSNDINPSYEASPRDDHRRRGWKACRERKMEERRLSEEALKYRAQPQSNTPTSASRDAAPVEQKETADFQSAREAVEKLWAAKRAEANEAQQRANDKAREYASERIEKLSAALERLRVSLQEDNKRGEDKKLV; via the exons ATGAACCCAACTCAACCCAACAGCTGGCATCGACGCTGGTTCGCTCATCCCGACTTCCATTACTCCATTAGCCATCGCTTTCGTTGGCCTGCCTATCCTGTCGAAGGCCCTGCAGTAGCTTCCAGTGCTGCGGCTGGTGCTACAAACGCCGCCAGTGCTGGGGCGGCAGGTGCAGCTGAAGGCGCTGCCGCCAACGCTGCCCTCGGTGCCGGAGGGGGACTTCCTCCTCGAGGACCTTACGGAGGCTACCACCATTACTATGATGGGAGGTACCCTTATGGGCGACGATTTGGTAGGCGACCATTTTTAAGGCGCTTCTTCTGG TTTGGTTTGGGTATAGGAGCCGCGACCATTTGGCACAGACATCATGACCAAAAACGGCAAGATCTGGAGAGGTTTATCACCGACCCCAAATGCTGGTCCAGCATGCATCACCGCCGCCCTCTTCCTGCTACTCCCGTCGACTCCACCGCTGCTGCCGCTACCACAATGGCCCCTCTCGACTCTAACGATATAAATCCTTCATACGAAGCTTCTCCCAGAGACGATCATCGTCGACGGGGCTGGAAGGCTTGTCGAGagcggaagatggaggaacGCAGGTTGAGCGAAGAAGCTCTCAAATATCGAGCTCAACCTCAGTCTAACACTCCTACCTCTGCATCTCGTGACGCAGCCCCTGTGGAGCAGAAGGAGACTGCTGACTTTCAGAGTGCTCGAGAAGCTGTAGAGAAACTCTGGGCAGCAAAGAGGGCCGAAGCGAATGAGGCACAACAGAGGGCTAATGACAAG GCTAGAGAATATGCTAGTGAGAGGATCGAGAAACTCAGTGCTGCTCTTGAACGCCTTCGAGTG TCTCTTCAAGAAGATAACAAGCGAGGTGAAGACAAGAAGTTGGTATAA
- a CDS encoding hypothetical protein (HMMPfam hit to DAD, DAD family, score: 140.1, E(): 4.8e-39), whose protein sequence is MHAEWTGHGMGAGRGAAEMTAKRSQQIIFTPRAASDYPADCRADRSALVNSKNLQSSFDTLIDNYTSTTPARVKLIDAFLLFILLSGILQFAYRVLITVYPFHAFAGGFGSTVGQFVLLAGLRAQVAPGRDGEFKEVSQERAFADFCAASVVLHLFAFNFLG, encoded by the exons ATGCATGCCGAGTGGACAGGTCATGGTATGGGTGCCGGGAGGGGGGCCGCCGAGATGACGGCGAAGCGTTCGCAGCAGATCATTTTCACGCCGAGGGCAGCGAGTGACTACCCCGCTGACTGCCGAGCCGACAGATCAGCCCTCG TTAACTCCAAAAACCTCCAATCATCCTTTGACACCCTCATCGACAACTACACTTCTACAACGCCCGCTCGCGTCAAGCTCATCGACGCATTCTtgcttttcatccttctgTCAGGCATTCTTCAGTTTGCCTACAGGGTTTTGATCACTGTGTATCCCTTCCATGCCTTCGCTGGAGG GTTCGGATCAACTGTTGGACAGTTTGTTCTTTTGGCGGGTCTGAGAGCGCAGGTTGCTCCCGGACGTGATGGAGAGTTCAAGGAAGTTTCTCAAGAACG AGCATTTGCAGACTTTTGCGCAGCATCTGTtgtccttcatcttttcgCTTTCAACTTCCTGGGCTAG
- a CDS encoding hypothetical protein (Match to EST gb|CF190393.1|CF190393; HMMPfam hit to Cyt-b5, Cytochrome b5-like Heme/Steroid binding domain, score: 42.4, E(): 1.2e-09), with the protein MPSTEDVYSNDQDWYPGIRQRSKPGKAPHEAIYDKTQDINGTLVTDKPANRAMLANQRRQKEHDAKVQAKRERRAAQMGQQSKSSLWTFLPILLFLPLLSSFLTQSYTFNLSPYVLPHLRNFWAETPLNIWRREMKEFTPLQLAMFDGSPDRPVYLAIDGIVYDVSANRRIYGKGGSYNMMAGRDASRAFITGCFETHLTHDIRGLSKEELASLEHWKSFFAKSDKYFKVGTVLNPPIDTESPIPPSCREDESASGADIHAPGEAAAKKGKIKPGPVHGQ; encoded by the exons ATGCCGAGCACCGAAGACGTCTACTCCAATGATCAGGACTGGTATCCAGGCA TCCGTCAGCGCTCAAAACCAGGCAAAGCTCCCCACGAAGCAATATACGATAAGACACAGGACAT CAATGGTACCCTCGTTACGGATAAGCCTGCGAATCGAGCAATGCTAGCCAATCAACGACGGCAGAAAGAACATGATGCGAAAGTTCAAGCAAAGCGGGAAAGACGAGCTGCTCAAATGGGCCAACAGTCAAAGTCAAGTCTCTGGACCTTCCTACCCattctgctcttcctccctctcctgtCTTCATTCCTTACTCAATCGTACACCTTTAATCTGTCTCCGTACGTCCTCCCTCACCTACGGAATTTTTGGGCCGAAACGCCTCTTAATATATGGCGacgggagatgaaggagttCACCCCTCTTCAACTAGCCATGTTCGATGGCTCTCCTGATAGGCCAGTCTATTTGGCGATCGATGGCATTGTCTACGATGTGTCTGCCAATAGGAGGATCTATGGGAAGGGCGGCAGCTACAATATGAT GGCCGGTCGTGATGCCTCGAGAGCATTCATCACAGGGTGTTTTGAAACCCATCTTACTCATGACATTCGAGGCTTGtccaaagaagaattaGCC TCCCTTGAACACTGGAAATCGTTCTTCGCCAAGAGTGACAAGTACTTTAAAGTCGGCACCGTTCTCAACCCACCTATCGATACCGAAAGCCCTATACCGCCATCCTGCCGCGAGGACGAATCAGCATCGGGTGCGGACATCCATGCCCCTGGAGAGGCAGCAGCGAAGAAAGGCAAGATTAAGCCTGGACCGGTGCACGGGCAATAG
- a CDS encoding hypothetical protein (Match to EST gb|CF192530.1|CF192530) — translation MPDLGIDNLTVVLLALLAALAIYHRFFAAPSPLVHPLLLSKQSEVSAVRKSGETGIYRSWATGQGTPLTVRPANTVKTVQDVARPPKADPKEKATRPDQRCILDVQLTDEALAEIVRLVPLGIEILFPRSSPMIASSIVTLIPPSPNSALPLLLLSLSATPHRPLAILPNPRLLTAALTGHGAHPTAGIVVVFADLLAEVVEQVWEDEGDKVGVLIIGDENKLQRSVVEEARRKGLTIHWWEEIWEMAESEMAEKIQLQNAHFSDVHSYYYSESEDPEKPVIVKVTHMNVTAGIASLLSIFPADKRPSSKLHDVVASAVRLDTPLGMTIALASIWNGAGYRMIGNQEPVFDVEDIECVEHLTALADPTKDLPKPTILFITPKYHRALLDSLQFSYEAHPWASLAALHKARDLSHGHVDRDGIWDKILWSGMRENVVGGVAGRKLRAVILVGDAPSPTALGASHLLLSLPLTRLHPSLYSSGPVFVSHFYDLQSPGVNHVLKQVDMWESTEKSHSGPPASNVEVMLKGEDVDEAHDRGDKWIEGRVFIRGPSILERVDGGGRVQDGWVDTGEHAKVQTNGTFIVNGLAK, via the exons ATGCCGGACCTTGGAATAGATAACCTCACCGTCGTGcttctcgcccttcttgcAGCACTCGCGATCTATCATCGCTTCTTTGCTGCTCCATCACCTCTGGTCCATCCGCTTCTGCTCAGCAAGCAGAGTGAGGTTTCCGCTGTCAGGAAAAGTGGTGAGACAGGTATCTACAGATCATGGGCTACGGGACAAGGCACTCCT CTGACTGTGAGACCCGCTAACACTGTCAAAACCGTCCAAGATGTTGCCCGACCTCCAAAAGCAGAccccaaggagaaggctaCCCGACCAGATCAACGATGTATCCTCGATGTACAA CTCACTGATGAAGCACTTGCGGAAATTGTTCGACTCGTACCTCTGGGTATCGAGATTCTTTTCCCTCGCTCATCGCCCATGATCGCGTCTAGTATCGTCACCCtcattcctccttccccaaaCAGCGCTCTTCCCTTGTtgctcctctctctttcagcCACGCCACATAGACCTCTTGCTATTCTTCCGAATCCAAGGCTTCTAACCGCTGCTCTCACTGGCCATGGCGCCCATCCTACGGCAGGCATTGTTGTTGTCTTTGCTGATCTGCTTGCTGAAGTTGTTGAACAAGTCtgggaggatgagggcGATAAAGTGGGTGTACTTATcattggagatgagaaCAAGCTCCAGAGATCTGTTGTAGAGGAGGCTCGAAGGAAGGGGTTGACTATACATTGGTGGGAGGAAATTTGGGAGATGGCTGAGAGTGAAATGGCCGAGAAGATTCAGTTGCAAA ATGCACACTTTAGCGATGTGCATAGCTACTACTATTCAGAGTCTGAGGACCCCGAAAAGCCGGTCATTGTCAAAGTCACTCACATG AATGTCACTGCCGGTATTGCATCTCTGCTCTCGATTTTCCCCGCAGACAAGCGACCTTCCAGCAAGCTTCACGACGTCGTTGCTAGCGCTGTCCGCCTTGACACCCCCTTAGGAATGACTATCGCCCTTGCTAGCATTTGGAACG GCGCCGGATACAGGATGATCGGTAATCAAGAGCCTGTTTTTGACGTAGAGGACATTGAATGTGTCGAACACCTCACTGCTCTTGCGGACCCCACTAAAGACTTGCCCAAACCCACCATTTTGTTCATTACACCCAAGTACCATCGCGCTCTCCTCGACAGTCTTCAGTTCTCTTACGAAGCTCATCCTTGGGCTTCTCTTGCCGCGCTACACAAGGCTCGAGACCTCAGCCACGGACACGTGGATCGTGATGGCATCTGGGACAAGATTCTTTGGTCGGGGATGCGCGAAAATGTCGTGGGAGGCGTGGCTGGTCGAAAGCTTCGTGCCGTCATCCTTGTCGGGGACGCACCATCCCCAACTGCCTTGGGAGCTTCgcacctccttctctctctcccgctCACTCGtctccatccatcactCTATTCCTCAGGTCCCGTTTTCGTGTCTCACTTCTATGACCTTCAATCCCCAGGGGTAAATCATGTTCTCAAGCAAGTCGACATGTGGGAATCCACCGAGAAGTCTCATTCTGGTCCTCCAGCGAGCAACGTGGAGGTGATGTTGAAAGGtgaggatgtggatgaggcGCACGACAGAGGGGACAAATGGATTGAAGGGAGAGTTTTTATCAGAGGGCCGAGTATCCTGGAAAGAGTCGATGGTGGTGGGAGAGTTCAAGATGG GTGGGTCGACACTGGTGAACACGCCAAGGTCCAGACAAATGGTACTTTTATAGTAAACGGACTGGCAAAGTAG
- a CDS encoding hypothetical protein (HMMPfam hit to SNF7, SNF7, score: 128.2, E(): 1.8e-35), producing MSNLEKSLFQLKFTAKSLQRQAKKATKDEAAEKNKLKQALAKGNTDGARIYAQNAIRKKNEGLNLLRLSSRIDAVASRVETAVTMRSVTNSMGSVVKGMDKAMESMNLERISLVMDKFESQFADMDVQTSYMESTMSDTTAMATPQDQVDSLMLQVADEAGLEIQHGLGEAKVPAKEPTLGEASKEEDSNLAERLRALRPAT from the exons ATGAGCAATTTGGAAA AatccctcttccagctcaaA TTCACGGCCAAGTCCCTCCAGAGGCAGGCCAAAAAGGCCACCAAGGACGAAGCGGCCGAGAAAAACAAGCTGAAGCAG GCTCTGGCCAAAGGCAACACCGACGGTGCCCGAATCTACGCCCAAAACGCCATCCGCAAAAAGAATGAGGGGCTCAACCTTCTGCGCCTCTCTTCTAGGATCGATGCTGTTGCCAGTAGAGTGGAGACGGCGGTAACGATGAGATCGGTCACCAACAGTATGGGGAGTGTGGTCAAAGGAATGGACAAGGCGATGGAAAGTATGAACCTCGAACGG ATATCACTTGTCATGGACAAGTTCGAGTCTCAATTTGCCGATATGGACGTTCAGACTTCTTACATGGAGTCAACTATGTCGGACACTACAGCTATGGCGACTCCTCAAGATCAAGTAGATAGTCTCATGCTGCAAGTGGCGGATGAAGCGGGTTTGGAGATTCAGCACGGATTGGGAGAAGCCAAGGTGCCGGCCAAGGAGCCCACTTTGGGAGAGGCATCCAAAGAGGAGGACAGCAACCTAGCCGAAAGGCTAAGGGCTTTGAGA CCTGCTACATGA